A single genomic interval of Corylus avellana chromosome ca10, CavTom2PMs-1.0 harbors:
- the LOC132163087 gene encoding putative L-type lectin-domain containing receptor kinase I.11, with protein MAIVLITSLHFLILLYVSCFSLAVAQDENGFIYNGFHNQELNLGLDGIAEICPNGLLQLTNLSRQEVGHAFYHFPIKFNTTNSSLSFSTNFVFAMVPEVDNLGGHGMAFTFSPLTDFTHALSNRFLGLFNDSKNGLPANHVLAIELDTVPESEFGDITKHVGIDVNGMKSVESAPAMYFSNEEGKNISVELMSGNPIDLWIDYDETEKLVNVTLAPITIPKPNRPLLSTHVDLSQILLDSMYVGFSAATSIPASYHYILGWSFNKSGPAQSLNFSSLPSLPQQRKRKEKPNLVIITFLMAVALVLITVAGAAAYILTRRKCKEIREDWEEEYGPNRLDRKDTKERLRQFYVLAIALGKKP; from the exons ATGGCAATAGTTCTAATTACATCACTTCATTTTCTGATACTTCTGTATGTTTCCTGTTTTTCCTTGGCCGTTGCTCAGGATGAAAATGGCTTCATCTACAATGGCTTCCACAATCAAGAACTCAATCTGGGTCTCGATGGAATCGCAGAAATCTGCCCCAATGGTCTATTGCAGCTAACAAACCTTTCACGCCAAGAAGTTGGTCATGCTTTCTATCACTTCCCaataaaattcaacacaacTAATTCGTCTCTTTCATTCTCTACCAACTTTGTGTTTGCCATGGTTCCTGAAGTGGATAACCTTGGTGGTCATGGCATGGCCTTCACCTTCAGTCCCTTGACAGACTTCACCCATGCTCTGTCAAATCGGTTTCTGGGGCTCTTCAATGATTCAAAAAACGGCCTTCCTGCAAACCACGTCTTGGCAATCGAGCTTGACACTGTTCCCGAGTCTGAATTTGGAGATATTACAAAACATGTCGGAATTGATGTGAACGGCATGAAATCAGTTGAATCAGCTCCTGCAATGTATTTTTCCAATGAAGAAGGGAAGAATATAAGCGTGGAGCTCATGAGTGGGAATCCAATCGATCTTTGGATAGACTATGATGAAACAGAGAAGTTAGTGAATGTAACGCTTGCTCCAATCACAATCCCAAAACCAAACCGGCCTCTGTTGTCAACACACGTTGATTTGTCTCAAATTCTCTTGGATTCCATGTATGTTGGTTTCTCTGCAGCCACAAGTATACCTGCAAGTTACCACTACATTCTGGGATGGAGCTTTAATAAAAGTGGACCAGCACAGAGCCTTAATTTTTCAAGCCTTCCTTCACTTCCCCAACAGAGGAAAAGGAAGGAGAAACCAAACCTAGTGATCATCACTTTTCTCATGGCAGTAGCGCTTGTGCTGATAACTGTCGCTGGAGCTGCTGCTTACATTTTGACAAGAAGGAAATGTAAAGAAATACGAGAAGATTGGGAAGAGGAGTATGGTCCCAACAG ACTTGATAGAAAAGATACAAAGGAAAGATTGAGACAATTTTATGTACTTGCCATTGCTCTAGGCAAGAAGCCATAA
- the LOC132163088 gene encoding uncharacterized protein LOC132163088: MDASIPNFVFYGAEHNTMDDDDWFAAMFMLLLEIDDTFDEAPAIERIPQRTSALQGAAFVQEVLVGHPGTCYELFRMQRDTFVSLTNVLRANYLEDSQSLRVEESLAIFCLIVGHRQGMRVVADRFQHSTETISRHFKHVMRALCNLGKTLIRPRQLDGVHPYIQGNPKYFPWFKDCVEAIDGTHIQAWVPAKKQNAFRGRKAVVSQNVVCACDFDMMFTFVYSGWERTANDSRVFYNAVTRLENEFPTPPEGHYYLVDSGFPCAKGYLPPCRGERYYLQDFRNGGDPQGFKELFNYHHSSLRMVIERCFGVLKRRFHVLNGMPKYKVCHQPLIVNACCTLHNFIRQASRDDMFFEHTFPVNLGNGADYNNPYDFSDEAALIMANTRDQIAQLMWDNIHPPN; this comes from the exons ATGGATGCATCTATCCCTAACTTCGTTTTCTATGGTGCTGAGCATAATACAATGGATGACGATGATTGGTTCGCAGCGATGTTCATGCTCCTACTTGAAATTGATGACACATTTGATGAAGCACCTGCAATTGAGAGGATACCTCAGCGCACTTCGGCACTCCAGGGTGCCGCATTTGTGCAAGAAGTGCTAGTTGGTCACCCAGGTACTTGCTATGAGCTGTTTCGCATGCAAAGGGACACTTTTGTCTcattaacaaatgttttgagGGCGAACTACCTAGAAGATAGTCAGTCACTGAGAGTGGAAGAATCACTGGCCATCTTTTGCCTAATAGTTGGCCATCGACAAGGGATGAGGGTTGTAGCGGACAGGTTCCAGCACTCCACTGAGACAATTTCACGCCATTTCAAGCATGTGATGAGGGCATTATGCAACTTGGGAAAGACCCTTATAAGGCCTAGGCAGCTCGACGGAGTCCACCCATACATACAGGGTAATCCAAAATACTTTCCATGGTTTAAG GATTGTGTGGAGGCCATTGATGGTACCCATATTCAAGCTTGGGTTCCGGcgaaaaaacaaaatgcattTCGAGGACGAAAGGCAGTCGTGTCCCAAAATGTAGTGTGTGCTTGTGACTTCGACATGATGTTCACATTCGTGTATAGCGGGTGGGAGAGGACAGCCAATGACTCAAGGGTCTTCTACAATGCCGTAACTAGACTTGAAAATGAATTTCCTACACCACCAGAAG GTCACTATTACTTAGTTGACTCTGGGTTCCCATGCGCAAAAGGATACCTCCCCCCCTGTCGCGGAGAAAGATATTATTTGCAAGATTTTAGAAATGGTGGTGACCCTCAAGGGTTCAAAGAATTGTTCAATTACCATCATTCCTCACTTCGTATGGTAATTGAACGCTGCTTTGGAGTGCTGAAAAGGCGTTTTCATGTGCTAAATGGCATGCCCAAGTACAAAGTGTGTCACCAGCCCCTTATAGTCAATGCATGTTGCACACTGCACAACTTTATCCGCCAGGCTAGCCGTGATGATATGTTCTTTGAACATACCTTTCCTGTGAATCTTGGCAATGGTGCTGATTACAACAACCCCTACGACTTCTCTGATGAAGCTGCTTTGATCATGGCAAACACTAGGGACCAGATTGCGCAGTTGATGTGGGATAATATCCACCCGCCGAACTGA